In Thermococcus thioreducens, a genomic segment contains:
- a CDS encoding tRNA (cytosine(49)-C(5))-methyltransferase, which translates to MSARDRIRETNPAFYERYSMLEDTDEFWEFIIRPLRQSIRVNTLKAPLKVVVERLKEEFELEPIPWVKEGFFINVDNLAKVPEHSLGLIFGQEASSMIPPVVLEPKPGELVLDMAAAPGSKTGQIAQYMENEGCIIANDPKLSRANVLIANLNRMGVLNIRVTTKDGAYFGRFENTFDRILLDAPCSSVGMIRKKWKFLESWRLRGVIKYMKVQKRLILAAYRALKPGGTLVYSTCTIDPLENEEVVDYLLRKTDARLEPIDLPVKTSEPVLEWEGRAYSAELKKALRIHPNDNDTEAFFIAKIVKPEGGA; encoded by the coding sequence ATGAGCGCGAGGGACAGGATTAGGGAGACCAACCCGGCTTTCTACGAGCGCTATTCGATGCTCGAAGATACCGACGAGTTCTGGGAGTTCATAATTCGGCCGCTCAGGCAGAGCATAAGGGTCAACACCCTGAAAGCCCCACTTAAGGTGGTTGTTGAGAGGCTTAAGGAGGAATTCGAGCTCGAACCAATCCCCTGGGTTAAAGAGGGCTTCTTTATCAACGTTGACAACCTCGCGAAGGTGCCGGAGCACAGTCTTGGCCTGATCTTCGGCCAGGAAGCGAGCTCTATGATTCCTCCGGTTGTGCTTGAGCCAAAGCCGGGCGAGCTAGTTTTAGATATGGCCGCCGCGCCGGGTTCGAAGACGGGCCAGATAGCCCAGTACATGGAGAACGAGGGATGTATAATAGCAAACGACCCAAAGCTCAGCAGGGCGAACGTCCTCATAGCGAACCTCAACAGGATGGGGGTCTTAAACATCCGGGTAACTACGAAGGACGGGGCTTACTTCGGCCGTTTTGAAAATACTTTTGACAGGATTCTCCTCGATGCCCCGTGCTCTTCTGTGGGAATGATACGGAAGAAGTGGAAGTTCCTGGAGAGCTGGCGCCTGAGGGGCGTCATCAAGTACATGAAGGTTCAGAAGAGGCTCATCCTGGCCGCCTACCGGGCGCTCAAGCCAGGCGGGACGCTGGTTTACTCAACATGCACGATAGACCCCCTGGAGAACGAGGAGGTCGTTGATTACCTCCTGAGGAAGACCGACGCGAGACTTGAGCCGATAGATCTGCCGGTGAAGACCAGCGAGCCAGTCCTTGAGTGGGAGGGGAGAGCTTACTCTGCAGAGCTGAAAAAAGCCCTCAGAATTCATCCAAACGACAACGACACCGAGGCCTTCTTCATAGCGAAGATAGTAAAGCCGGAGGGAGGGGCATGA
- a CDS encoding archease, with the protein MRKWEHYEHTADIGIRGYGESLEEAFEAVALALFDVMVDVRKVESKECREVGAEGEDLMALLYNFLEELLVLHDMEGLVFGDVKVKIEKTGGGYKLRAEACGEPLDYEKHEPKEEVKAITYHDMRIEELPDGRWMAQLVPDL; encoded by the coding sequence GTGAGGAAGTGGGAGCACTACGAGCACACCGCCGACATTGGCATCAGGGGCTACGGCGAGAGCCTTGAGGAGGCTTTCGAGGCCGTTGCGCTGGCGCTCTTTGACGTGATGGTTGATGTGAGGAAGGTCGAGAGCAAAGAATGCCGTGAGGTCGGGGCCGAGGGCGAGGACCTGATGGCGCTCCTCTACAACTTCCTTGAGGAGCTTTTGGTGCTTCACGACATGGAGGGCCTCGTCTTCGGCGATGTTAAGGTCAAGATAGAGAAGACCGGGGGCGGCTACAAACTCAGGGCAGAGGCCTGCGGCGAGCCCTTGGATTACGAGAAGCACGAGCCGAAGGAAGAGGTGAAGGCGATAACCTACCACGACATGAGGATTGAGGAGCTGCCGGATGGCAGGTGGATGGCCCAGCTGGTTCCCGACCTGTGA
- a CDS encoding type II toxin-antitoxin system VapC family toxin: MTGKNVYLDSSAILKRYISEKDSEVVRDLFRDAYRGEIKLAFSFWNIGEVLEVFDKKLRRGELSKKNFNFLKKGFLAEIKRFTRLGVLEVVPVHSLILADTWKLIEKYHLYQADALQIASAKYAGAERFYTADKRLYNASIDEGLSAVLLGGD; the protein is encoded by the coding sequence ATGACAGGGAAAAACGTCTACTTGGACAGTAGTGCAATCCTGAAGAGGTATATAAGCGAAAAGGACAGCGAGGTCGTGAGGGACCTCTTCAGGGACGCATACAGGGGAGAGATAAAGCTGGCCTTCAGCTTCTGGAACATAGGGGAGGTGCTGGAAGTATTTGACAAAAAGCTCAGACGGGGAGAACTCAGCAAGAAAAACTTCAACTTTCTCAAAAAGGGCTTTTTGGCCGAGATTAAGAGGTTCACACGGCTGGGAGTGCTGGAAGTGGTTCCGGTACACTCCCTCATTCTGGCGGATACCTGGAAGTTGATTGAAAAATACCACCTCTATCAGGCGGACGCCCTGCAGATAGCCTCGGCAAAGTACGCCGGTGCAGAGAGGTTCTATACCGCAGACAAGAGGCTTTATAATGCCTCAATAGATGAGGGGCTAAGCGCTGTACTACTCGGAGGTGATTAA
- a CDS encoding ribbon-helix-helix domain-containing protein yields the protein MGRVKTSVYIDEELWGEFKELAHREKSEVSKLLEEALVNYLINEVLRDVDDSEVPLWFEPLKVGGESTEKLLREMRDDREKRLLGQ from the coding sequence ATGGGCAGGGTGAAGACCAGCGTTTATATCGATGAGGAACTGTGGGGGGAGTTTAAGGAACTCGCCCATAGGGAGAAGAGTGAGGTCAGCAAACTCCTGGAGGAGGCCCTCGTGAACTACCTAATAAACGAAGTCCTTAGGGATGTTGACGACTCAGAGGTTCCCCTGTGGTTTGAACCGCTGAAAGTTGGTGGAGAGAGCACTGAAAAGCTCCTGAGGGAGATGAGAGATGACAGGGAAAAACGTCTACTTGGACAGTAG
- the panB gene encoding 3-methyl-2-oxobutanoate hydroxymethyltransferase → MREITPRKIIEMKGKERIAMITAYDYPSALIADRAGMDIIFIGDSLGMVVYGEPNTLNVTMDQMIFHTKAVAKAVKRALVLADMPFGSYEIDTDEGVRNAVRLIQAGADAVKIEGGYDHRKLVRKLVRMGIPVMGHTGLTPQRYLRLGGYRLMGETEEEIEEILRDARALEKAGAFAVVLEFTLADVAKLVTEEVSIPTIGIGAGPYVDGQVLVWHDLLGIYENTPPFVKKYADIGGMIRLALESYREEVKDGRFPAREHYWEFLDKDDFRRKAQRVLERLGEDE, encoded by the coding sequence ATGAGGGAGATAACGCCTCGGAAAATAATCGAGATGAAGGGGAAGGAAAGGATAGCCATGATAACCGCTTACGATTACCCCTCAGCGCTCATAGCTGACAGAGCAGGCATGGACATAATCTTCATCGGTGATTCTCTGGGAATGGTTGTCTACGGAGAACCCAATACATTGAACGTCACGATGGATCAGATGATATTCCACACCAAGGCCGTGGCAAAGGCCGTCAAAAGGGCGCTCGTCCTGGCTGACATGCCCTTCGGCAGCTACGAGATCGATACCGACGAGGGCGTTAGAAACGCCGTAAGGCTCATTCAGGCCGGGGCGGATGCGGTGAAGATAGAAGGCGGTTACGACCACAGGAAGCTCGTGAGGAAGCTGGTCCGCATGGGCATCCCGGTGATGGGGCACACGGGACTCACACCGCAGCGCTACCTCCGCCTCGGCGGCTACCGGCTGATGGGAGAGACTGAAGAGGAGATTGAGGAGATCCTCCGCGATGCCAGGGCACTTGAGAAGGCCGGCGCTTTTGCCGTCGTCCTTGAGTTTACCCTCGCAGATGTGGCCAAGCTCGTCACAGAAGAGGTCTCGATTCCTACCATCGGAATCGGTGCCGGGCCCTACGTTGATGGACAGGTTCTCGTCTGGCACGACCTCCTGGGAATCTACGAAAACACGCCCCCCTTCGTGAAGAAATACGCCGACATCGGTGGGATGATAAGACTTGCCCTTGAGAGCTACCGCGAGGAAGTAAAAGATGGAAGATTCCCGGCAAGGGAACACTACTGGGAGTTCCTCGATAAGGACGACTTCCGGAGAAAAGCCCAGAGGGTCCTCGAAAGGCTCGGAGAGGATGAGTAG
- a CDS encoding glycosyltransferase family 2 protein encodes MLKGRMIPVIIPAYNEETRLPKVLESIPDFVDEVIVVDDGSSDGTYKVAKAFSEKDPRIKAIRLKKNCGKGCAMREGINHSSGDVVVFMDADGQHKPGEIIKLVEPVVSGNADMVIGARKGDVSQRPIHRRLSNIITTRLIRLKLRQYVYDTQSGFRAFSRQFLPEIESDRYEVETEMLIKAAKMGARIKEVPVSMIYDPSREGRFGIRDVFRFIGALLRF; translated from the coding sequence ATGCTGAAGGGCAGAATGATTCCCGTCATCATACCCGCCTACAACGAGGAGACGAGGCTCCCGAAGGTCCTTGAGAGTATTCCCGACTTCGTTGACGAGGTTATAGTCGTTGACGACGGCTCAAGCGATGGAACGTATAAGGTGGCCAAAGCGTTTTCCGAGAAGGACCCCAGGATAAAGGCCATCAGGCTGAAGAAAAACTGCGGCAAAGGCTGTGCAATGCGTGAGGGGATAAACCACTCCAGCGGCGACGTTGTGGTCTTTATGGACGCCGACGGCCAGCACAAACCTGGGGAGATAATCAAGCTCGTTGAGCCGGTAGTCTCGGGCAACGCGGATATGGTAATCGGCGCCAGAAAGGGGGACGTTAGCCAGAGGCCCATTCACAGAAGGCTCAGCAACATAATAACGACTCGCCTCATACGCCTCAAGCTGCGGCAGTACGTCTACGACACTCAGAGCGGCTTCAGGGCGTTCAGCAGGCAATTCCTTCCGGAGATAGAGAGCGACCGCTACGAGGTCGAAACCGAGATGCTGATAAAGGCCGCCAAGATGGGGGCCCGAATAAAAGAAGTGCCGGTGAGCATGATATATGACCCCAGCAGAGAGGGACGTTTCGGAATAAGGGATGTCTTTCGCTTCATTGGTGCCTTGCTCCGGTTCTGA
- a CDS encoding DMT family transporter, producing MKRESAGVLFAITGTFIYGLEPVVIKSNPSNPISFAAFSALVASLLLWGGLFWKGTWREVSNNRGNLWGAFLMGLFGTALAYLAYSFGARMSTAINAALITRSEVLFSFILSWLFLGEKITRRLIAYSLAIITGLAIVILQGRSLELHLGDFLLLLVPLFWQLGHVIAKRLPYSPPMIAALRNTFGFLLLFPLAVVTGFEFSAFVIAEGLVIALGQLVWYRSIKLINLSKATAIITPAPAVAIGLGVLLGESFTIYHALGFLLITLGTLGAVKVESELRTGARHQ from the coding sequence ATGAAAAGGGAATCCGCGGGAGTACTCTTTGCGATAACCGGGACCTTCATCTACGGCCTTGAGCCCGTGGTGATAAAGTCCAATCCCTCAAATCCAATAAGCTTCGCGGCGTTCTCTGCCCTCGTTGCATCGCTTCTCCTCTGGGGCGGTCTTTTCTGGAAAGGGACATGGAGGGAGGTAAGTAACAATAGGGGTAACCTATGGGGGGCATTTTTAATGGGGCTCTTCGGCACTGCGCTCGCCTATCTGGCGTACTCCTTTGGAGCGCGGATGAGCACGGCCATAAACGCCGCCCTGATAACCCGGAGCGAAGTTCTGTTCTCTTTCATTCTCTCCTGGCTGTTCCTGGGGGAAAAGATAACACGGAGGCTTATCGCCTATTCCTTAGCTATCATCACAGGGCTGGCCATCGTGATACTCCAGGGGCGCTCTCTTGAACTCCATCTTGGAGATTTCCTTCTTCTCCTCGTCCCGCTGTTCTGGCAGCTCGGCCACGTTATAGCCAAAAGGCTGCCTTACAGCCCGCCAATGATAGCGGCCCTTAGGAATACCTTCGGCTTCCTCCTGCTATTCCCGCTGGCGGTTGTCACGGGATTTGAGTTTTCTGCCTTCGTGATTGCAGAGGGCCTCGTCATAGCCCTCGGCCAGCTGGTCTGGTACAGGTCGATAAAGCTCATCAACCTATCCAAGGCCACAGCCATAATAACGCCCGCCCCTGCGGTTGCAATAGGGCTGGGCGTCCTGCTCGGCGAGAGCTTTACCATTTACCACGCCCTCGGTTTCCTCCTTATTACCCTGGGAACACTGGGCGCGGTAAAGGTGGAGAGCGAACTCAGAACCGGAGCAAGGCACCAATGA
- a CDS encoding phosphatase PAP2 family protein: MNLLQRRLHDPEVLIRLNAFFLSYFGWIAFGVLYGIIGRWSVDVTNEFLRLPLTSREFVVGLVEFTKGIPLMYSFFTAVYYLGFTGSIALAVAYLLLYKGDLAASDELFIRYLAAYITAGAVYLVVHIYAPHIVYNLPGYNSSNTLLTRQEFVLPSLHNTIITINIITVWKYRKNLGGKAIILVNTLIPFATLFLGHHWIYDVLAGMALGVLISRVTEGKNTRIPETLYNLEIASLRKVTVVNFLLAVLVLIVATSPDRWLEIINGLLPTP, translated from the coding sequence ATGAACCTGCTTCAGCGCCGTCTCCACGATCCGGAAGTGCTCATCAGGCTCAACGCCTTTTTCCTGAGCTACTTTGGGTGGATAGCCTTCGGAGTTCTGTACGGAATCATCGGCCGCTGGAGCGTTGACGTCACGAACGAGTTTCTGAGACTTCCCCTAACCTCAAGGGAATTCGTGGTTGGACTGGTGGAATTTACAAAGGGCATTCCCCTCATGTACTCCTTCTTTACGGCTGTTTATTACCTCGGCTTTACTGGATCCATAGCACTGGCAGTTGCGTACCTGCTTCTTTATAAAGGGGACTTGGCGGCATCCGATGAACTGTTCATCCGATATCTGGCGGCCTATATCACAGCCGGTGCCGTATATCTCGTTGTCCACATATACGCCCCCCACATCGTCTATAACCTTCCAGGTTACAACTCCTCGAACACTCTCCTGACCCGGCAGGAGTTTGTCTTGCCATCTCTCCACAACACCATCATTACGATAAACATAATTACCGTCTGGAAGTACAGGAAGAATCTCGGAGGAAAAGCGATTATACTCGTGAACACCCTGATACCCTTTGCCACACTCTTTCTCGGCCACCACTGGATCTATGATGTTCTGGCAGGTATGGCTCTCGGCGTTCTCATATCCAGAGTTACTGAGGGCAAAAACACCAGGATTCCGGAGACACTCTATAACCTGGAAATTGCTTCCCTGAGAAAGGTAACCGTGGTGAACTTCCTCCTCGCGGTTTTGGTTCTTATAGTTGCAACCAGCCCCGATAGGTGGCTGGAGATTATAAACGGCCTCCTGCCTACCCCCTGA
- a CDS encoding HAD family hydrolase yields the protein MEIPNYGRIEFRAVLFDLNGTLGESGRVDDEVKHLLERLADRYTVVVLSADTFGTLEDELRGLPVRIERVSSGTEKARIAEGYKPYAAVGNGNNDVAMLEGAELAFCVIGPEGASIDALLASDVVVRDVKDAIGMILDEKKLIATLRG from the coding sequence ATGGAGATACCAAACTACGGCAGGATTGAATTCCGGGCTGTTCTCTTTGACCTCAACGGAACCCTTGGAGAGAGCGGAAGGGTAGATGACGAAGTCAAGCATCTCCTTGAAAGGCTCGCAGACAGATACACGGTCGTCGTTCTGAGCGCCGATACATTTGGAACCCTGGAGGACGAGCTGAGGGGCCTTCCAGTGAGGATCGAGAGAGTTTCCAGCGGTACTGAGAAGGCCAGGATAGCCGAGGGCTACAAACCCTATGCCGCGGTCGGCAACGGCAACAACGATGTGGCGATGCTTGAGGGGGCAGAGCTGGCTTTCTGCGTGATAGGGCCGGAGGGGGCGAGTATAGATGCCCTCCTCGCCAGCGACGTAGTGGTGAGGGACGTTAAGGACGCCATAGGCATGATCCTCGACGAGAAAAAGCTCATAGCTACGCTCAGAGGGTGA
- a CDS encoding YigZ family protein has translation MNVKTLRGVGTAELVIKKSVFIGYASPAKTEEEAKAFISKIKAHHSDATHNVSAYLINDGKNFAVRYDDDGEPKGSAGKPVLKVIQNKGLSNVVVVVTRYFGGIKLGYGGLVKAYSDTASLAIENADIIEVYETERFQVTFPYSLFHPVRDTVKNSGGRVVGEDYGELVTFTVETRKGEAEKLMELLTERTKGRVRLRKLFMSSFEGSL, from the coding sequence ATAAACGTGAAAACGCTGAGAGGAGTCGGGACGGCGGAGCTGGTGATCAAAAAGTCGGTTTTCATAGGCTACGCCTCGCCCGCGAAGACGGAAGAAGAGGCCAAAGCCTTCATATCAAAAATCAAAGCCCACCACAGCGACGCAACGCACAACGTCTCAGCATACCTCATCAACGACGGAAAGAACTTTGCGGTCAGATACGATGACGACGGCGAGCCCAAAGGCTCTGCCGGGAAACCGGTTCTCAAGGTTATCCAGAATAAAGGCCTGAGCAATGTTGTGGTCGTTGTTACCCGATACTTCGGCGGCATAAAACTCGGCTACGGCGGGCTTGTTAAGGCTTACAGCGACACTGCAAGCCTTGCCATCGAAAACGCTGATATCATCGAAGTTTACGAGACGGAGCGCTTCCAGGTTACATTCCCCTACAGCCTCTTTCACCCCGTCAGAGATACCGTTAAGAATTCCGGAGGAAGGGTCGTTGGGGAGGATTACGGCGAGCTGGTGACGTTCACCGTTGAGACGAGGAAGGGCGAAGCTGAGAAGCTGATGGAACTTTTGACGGAGAGGACGAAGGGGAGGGTAAGGCTGAGGAAGCTCTTCATGAGTTCGTTTGAGGGGAGCCTCTGA
- a CDS encoding DEAD/DEAH box helicase, producing MSLFETLRPLKSEIARVQVFPPKDGEFGDFQFNNPEINALLGELGFRPYRHQVEALERLYSGRNIVVTTPTASGKSEIFRLAIFDSYLSDPRATYLLIYPTRALINNQLEKFSLQNLVFYRLTGKLVSARMLTGDIPWEERRTLIREKPRVIFTTPDMLHYNILRRWRDYEWLLRNLRYLVVDELHVYRGVFGSNFAYLFRRLDFRLKHLGAKPQIMALSATLRNPRGFAEKLFRRRFSAISHATNPFPRRYLILFEPKNLDERQLLRAVVERLAEKKIKTLVFFDSRKGTEKLLRFLLGSKVFSKVTTYKGTLPRNVRWEIERDFKEGKLLVLLTTNALELGIDIGDLDAVINYGIPPDGLFSLIQRFGRAGRKTEREALNAVVLRKNGLDYYYREHFDELVERLGRGIIEYMPVNLENERIAEKHLHYLLTELGIVDWDELDEFERKVMEKLVIERKADLKKNPLTGKLEVRLRKPAFSYSSLRTASDETFFLVKDEPWIKGKLMEKSSLRELLNFVNWLKLKGYIIEEVDSDEYHRSLLPGMAYFSRGELYMARDRLALGKFHFVFAKPLNRFWDVETFVAKREEVEILESRGEKTYRGVEVHLGRLRVRHVYTGFAVKGADTGNYVKEILKLKESGILRAEIYSPMTGERVNEEDFSILNWEKFAKVELKEPYVREFETEGIWLVFPDSIREVASEEFREFFNVAIEKGFEDPAFILYSNLDRRKLFPLYLGTTTHVIRKTIGDTLQRLGISDEELAFAIKKMVDSKDGIGSALHAIEHNMIKIAPIFTYVDSRELGGYSYASFPSLPHAGRPVVFIYDGNEGGSGLAPILYENAERLMEKSLEHLRSCPCKDGCPVCVLSPKCGTFNEFLDKWAAIRVWEKVLERFPSKSKDD from the coding sequence ATGTCACTCTTCGAGACCCTCAGACCCCTCAAGTCGGAGATAGCGAGGGTTCAGGTTTTTCCGCCAAAGGACGGTGAGTTCGGCGATTTTCAATTCAACAACCCTGAGATTAACGCCCTCCTTGGAGAACTCGGCTTTAGGCCCTACCGCCACCAGGTCGAGGCCCTCGAAAGGCTGTACTCCGGGAGGAACATCGTTGTAACAACCCCGACCGCCAGTGGCAAGAGCGAGATATTCCGGCTGGCCATTTTTGATTCCTACCTCTCCGATCCCCGTGCAACTTATCTGCTCATATACCCCACGAGGGCCCTCATAAACAACCAGCTTGAAAAGTTCTCCCTCCAGAACCTCGTCTTCTACCGTCTCACCGGAAAGCTCGTTAGCGCGAGGATGTTGACCGGAGACATTCCGTGGGAGGAGAGGAGAACTTTAATCCGCGAGAAGCCGAGGGTTATCTTTACAACGCCGGATATGCTCCACTACAACATTTTGCGGAGATGGCGCGACTACGAGTGGCTCCTCAGAAACCTCCGCTATCTCGTCGTGGACGAGCTCCACGTTTACCGCGGCGTCTTCGGGAGCAACTTTGCGTACCTCTTCCGCCGCCTCGACTTCAGGCTCAAGCACCTCGGCGCGAAGCCTCAAATAATGGCCCTCTCAGCGACACTAAGAAACCCACGGGGGTTTGCCGAGAAGCTCTTCAGGAGGAGGTTCAGTGCAATAAGCCACGCCACCAACCCCTTCCCGAGGCGGTACTTAATCCTCTTCGAGCCCAAGAACCTTGACGAGAGACAGCTTTTGAGGGCCGTTGTGGAGAGGCTCGCCGAAAAGAAGATCAAGACTCTCGTCTTCTTCGACTCGCGTAAAGGGACGGAGAAGCTCCTTCGCTTCCTCCTTGGTTCAAAGGTTTTCTCGAAGGTGACCACCTACAAAGGAACACTGCCCAGGAACGTCCGCTGGGAGATAGAACGGGACTTCAAGGAGGGCAAGCTGCTCGTTCTCCTGACGACCAACGCCCTTGAGCTCGGCATAGACATCGGCGACCTCGATGCCGTCATCAACTACGGAATTCCCCCGGACGGGCTCTTTTCGCTGATTCAGCGCTTTGGTCGGGCCGGGAGAAAGACTGAAAGGGAAGCCTTGAACGCCGTAGTCCTCAGGAAGAACGGCCTCGACTACTACTACAGGGAACACTTCGACGAGCTCGTTGAGAGGCTGGGGAGGGGGATAATAGAGTACATGCCAGTCAACTTGGAGAACGAGCGCATAGCGGAAAAGCACCTCCACTACCTCCTCACGGAGCTGGGAATAGTGGACTGGGACGAGCTTGATGAGTTCGAGAGGAAAGTCATGGAGAAGCTTGTTATCGAACGGAAGGCGGACCTGAAGAAAAATCCGCTCACGGGCAAACTTGAAGTTCGTCTGAGGAAGCCCGCTTTCAGCTACTCCTCCCTGAGGACGGCGAGCGACGAAACGTTTTTCCTGGTTAAGGATGAGCCATGGATAAAGGGCAAACTGATGGAGAAATCCTCGCTCAGGGAGCTGCTCAACTTCGTAAACTGGCTCAAGCTCAAGGGGTATATAATCGAGGAAGTTGATTCGGATGAATATCACCGCTCTCTCCTCCCGGGAATGGCATACTTCTCAAGGGGAGAGCTCTACATGGCCAGGGACAGACTCGCGCTCGGAAAGTTTCACTTTGTCTTTGCAAAGCCCTTAAACCGCTTCTGGGACGTGGAAACATTCGTGGCCAAGAGGGAGGAGGTCGAGATACTGGAGAGCAGGGGGGAGAAAACCTACAGGGGAGTTGAGGTGCACCTCGGCAGGCTGAGGGTTAGACACGTTTACACCGGCTTCGCCGTCAAGGGGGCCGACACCGGGAACTACGTTAAGGAGATCTTGAAGCTGAAGGAAAGCGGAATCCTTCGGGCCGAAATATATTCCCCAATGACAGGTGAGAGGGTCAATGAGGAGGACTTTTCGATCCTCAACTGGGAGAAGTTTGCGAAAGTTGAGCTGAAGGAACCCTACGTCAGGGAGTTTGAGACGGAGGGAATATGGCTCGTCTTTCCCGACTCGATAAGGGAAGTCGCGAGTGAGGAGTTCAGGGAGTTCTTCAACGTGGCGATCGAGAAAGGCTTTGAAGACCCTGCATTTATCCTTTACAGCAACCTCGACCGGAGGAAGCTCTTTCCGCTCTACCTAGGCACTACCACCCACGTCATAAGGAAAACCATAGGTGATACCCTTCAGAGGCTTGGAATCAGCGATGAAGAGCTGGCCTTCGCGATAAAGAAGATGGTCGACAGCAAAGACGGAATCGGCTCCGCTTTGCATGCGATAGAGCACAACATGATAAAAATTGCCCCCATATTCACCTACGTGGACAGCAGGGAGCTCGGTGGCTACAGCTATGCGAGCTTTCCTAGTTTACCTCACGCTGGAAGGCCGGTCGTGTTCATCTACGACGGCAACGAAGGGGGGAGTGGCTTGGCTCCCATACTCTACGAGAACGCCGAGAGGCTGATGGAGAAGAGCCTTGAACATCTCCGTTCCTGCCCTTGTAAGGACGGCTGTCCCGTCTGCGTTCTCTCACCGAAGTGCGGCACCTTCAACGAGTTTTTGGATAAGTGGGCCGCGATAAGGGTCTGGGAAAAAGTTCTGGAAAGGTTCCCCTCCAAGAGCAAGGATGACTGA